The following DNA comes from Occultella kanbiaonis.
CGGCCAACAGTTCGAGATCCGTGCCGGCGACGCCGTCGCGATCATCACCGAGGTCGGTGCGAACCTCCGACTCTTCCGCGTCGGCGAACGCGACGTGGTGGTGCCCTACGGCGTCGACGAGCTGCCGCCCGCATCGAACGGCGCGGTGCTGGTGCCGTGGCCGAACCGGATCCGGGACGGCCGCTACACCTGGGACGGCCAGGAACTGCAGCTCCCGCTGACCGAGCCGGAACGGGGCACCGCCCTGCACGGCCTCGTCTGCTGGCAGCGGTGGACCGTGCTCGAGCACACGGCGGACACCGTCGAGCTGCGCCTGGACCCGGCGGCCACGCCCGGCTACCCGTTCCAGGTCAGCACCCGGATCCGCTACTCGATCGGTGCGGACGGCCTCTCCATCACCGCGACCACCGCGAACATCGGCTCCGCCGCCGCCCCGTACGGGATCGGGTTCCACCCGTGGCTCTCCCCCGGACCCGGCAGCCTCGACGACGCCGAGCTACAGCTCGACGCGACGGCATGGATCCCGACGGACGAGCGGCTGCTGCCCACGGGCGTCGCCGAGATCCCCGAGGACCTGGACTTCCGGGAGCCGCGGCGGATGGGCCGGACGGCGCTCGACGACGCGTTCGTGGGTGCGCTCTACGACGACCGGGGCCTGTCCTGGCTGCGGCTGCGCGGCACCGACGGACGCCTGGCGTCGGTGTGGATGGACGAGTCGCTGCGGACCTGGCAGATGTGCACCGGTGACGAGGTGGCCGCCCCGCAGGCGCGTCGCACCGGCCTGGCCGCCGAGCCCATGACGTGCGTGGCGGACGCCTTCCGTAGCGGAGAGCGGCTGATCCGGCTGAAGCCGGGTGCCGACCACACGGTGCGCTGGGGCCTGCGGCTCGACTGAGCGGCAGGGATCGGGCCCGGGCACGCCCGGGTGGCCGATCGGGGCCGGTGCGGGGGCGCTCAGCCCTCGGAGCAGAGCGGCGTGTCGCTGGTGAGCGGTGCCGCCTCGTGCTCGGCCAGCCAGGCCTCCGGGTCGACCGTGGTGAGGGCCTCGTCGAGGTGGATCTCCAGGTGCAGGTGCGGGCCGGTGGAGTTCCCGTAGGAGCCGACCGCGCCGATCACCTCACCGGCCGTGACGACGTCGCCGACGTCGACGAAGACGCCGTTCGGGTACATGTGGACGTACCAGGACCAGATCGGCTCGCCGTCGATCTCGTGCTGGACGATCACGAGCATCCCGGACCTGCCGTCCTTGCCACCGCCGGCGTAGATGACCTCGCCGTCCGCGATGGAGTGGATCGGGGTCCCTGCCGCCGCGGCCATGTCCAGCCCGGTGTGCTCGGAGTAGCTGCCGTAGATCGGGTGGGAGCGGTAGCCGTAGCGCGAGGTGAGCGAATAGGAGCCCGCCGTGATCGGCATGACCAGGTCCACCGGGGTCACGGTGGTCTCGGCGGCCACCACGCCGTTGGCCTCGAGGCCGGCCGTGCCACAGGTGAGCTCGTCGCGGGAGCCGTTGTCCCGGCTGGCCGCGGCGAGGGCGCGGGCGCGGGCCTCGGGGTCGGCGGCCAGGGCCTGGGTGCCGTCGGCGGGGACGTAGGCGCCGCCCGCGAGGATATCCAGCGCGCTGGCCGCGGCAAGGCTCTGGGTGGTCGCCTCGGCCGAGGGTCGGTCAGGGAGCGCGGCGCCGGTCAGCGGCACGACGGTCGTCGCGATGCCGAGGGCGGCCAGGACCGCGAGCCTTGGCACCCAACGGTGCACCCGGGGCTGCTCGGTCGTCGACTTCCGGCCGGCCGGTCGGTTGCCGCCCGCCGGGCGGCGGCCGCCGGGGCGGAACAGAGACCGCGTCGAGGTCGGTGTGGAGGTGGTCGCGGTGTCCGAAGGATCGGCGACGGCGGCAGCGACCTTGTCGTCGAGCGTCTCGTCGGCCGCGGGGTCGTCCTTTGCGTCGCCGGTGGCTGCGTCCTCCGTGGCCCCGTCGTCGGTGGCATTCACGACGTCGTGGGCGTTCGAGTCCTCGTCGGGGTCCGGGTCCTCATGGGCCTTGGGGTCCTCGTCGGTCTCCAGGTCCTCGTCGAGGTCCGTGTCCTCGCGGTCCGGGACGACATCGGCCTCGTCGGGATCCGGCGCCGTCTCGGCGTCCTGGACCTCGGTGACGGCGTCGGTCGTGACCTCGGGCCCGACCGGCTCGTCGGTCGGATCGACCGCTTCGGCCTGCGCCAGGGACGCCACGTACTCGGCAGCGCGGGCGGCGGCTTCGGCGGCGCGCTCCTGCTCGCGGATCTGACGGCGGGTCGGGGACGTGGCAGTGACCTCAGGGGTCGCGAGATCGTCAGCGGGCAGATCACGCTGAGAACTCACACGGCCTCCGGGGGAAAGGTGTTTGACACAGGTGGAACGAGGGACAGCACTTCGGGGGTTTCAGGATCGCGGGCGGTAGGGGGCCCGCCAGGACCGGATCACGAAACCATAACGGATGCCGTTGAATCGGTCCAGATCCTGTGAGCGAACCCACGCCACGCGCCGGGGCACCTTAGGCAGGATCGGCGGCCGGGATCAAACCGATGGGGGCCATGGCGCGTCGGCGGGCGCCTCGGTCATCGCTGTTGGGCCCGCTGCATCGAGTCACGGACCTCGCCGACCAGCTCCTCGAGGATGTCCTCCAGGAACACGACGCCGATCCGCTCCGGCGCCGCCTCGCCGTCGGTTCCGACGCCGGGCGCGAGCATCTCACCGGCGCCGATCCCGGCCTCCGGTGCGGCACTGATGGCGGCCAGGTGAGCCCCGGTGCGCTGCATCGCGGCGAGCACGTCCTCGATCTCGTCCCCGGTGGCGGCCATGGCCATCGGCCGGACCCGCCAGTCCGGCACCGGCGCCCGGCGCAGGGCGTCGGTATCGGCGTAGAGGACATCCTTGATGTGCAGGTAGCCGGTGATCGCCGCGCCTTGCGTGACCGGGAAACGGGAGTACCCGGTCTTGGCGACCGCGTGCTCCACCTCCTCGGGCGTACACCCCAGGGGCAGCGTGACCAGCTTCTCCACGGCCACCATCACGGTGCCGGCGGTGGCCTCGGAGAACTCGATGGCGCCGGTGAGCAGGCCGAGTTCGTCGTCGAGCAACCCCTCGGCCTGGGACCGCTCCACGATCGCCGCGACCTCCTCGGCGGTGAAGGTCGAGGTCACCTCGTCCTTGGGTTCGACCCCGCCGAGCCGCAGGATCGCGTTCGCCAGCCAGTTCAGGAAGCGGATCACCGGGGAGAGCACCCGGGAGATCCACACCAGCGGTGGGGCGAACCACAGCACCGCGCGCTCCGGCGCGGACACGGCCAGGTTCTTCGGCACCATCTCGCCCAGGACCACGTGCAGGTAGACCACGATCGCGAGCGCGACCACGAAGCCGACCACGTGGCTGGCCTCGGCGGGCAGGCCAACGGCGATCAGGGGGCCCTCGACCAGGTGCGCGATCGCCGGTTCGGCGACGGCCCCGATCCCGGTGGAGCAGATCGTGATGCCCAGCTGGGCGCAGGCGAGCATGAGCGAGACGTTCTCGATGGCCCACAGGGCCGTGCGCGCGGCCCGGGAGCCGGACTCCGCGATCGGCTCGATCTGGGATCGCCGCGCGGACATGATCGCGAACTCGGCACCCACGAAGAACGCGTTCGCGCCGAGCAGCACGAGCGCCAGGATGAGCGCGGTCGAGGAACTCATCGGTCCTCGCTCTCGGCAGCGGATTCGGCCGCGCGGACCTGGATCGTGTCCACCCGCCGGGAGTCCATGGTCTGCACCCGCAGTGTCACGCCGGGCACCTCGACCTCGTCGCCCACGGCGGGCAGGCGCCCGAGCGCGGTCATCACCAGACCGCCCAACGTCTCGTAGGGAGCCTCGTCCGGGACCACCAGCCCGGTCTGCTGGTACAGCTCGTCGGGTCGCAGGCTGCCCGGCACGATCCAGGTGCGGGCCGGACCGGGCCGCACCACCCGCCGTCGACGGTCGTGCTCGTCGGCCACCTCCCCGACCAGCTCCTCGACGACGTCCTCGAGGGTGACCACCCCGGACGTGCCGCCGTACTCGTCGACGACCACCGCCATCTGCAGACCGTCGCGCAGTTCCACCAGGAGCGGTCCGAGCCGGATCGTCTCCGGGACCTGGGGCGCCTCATCCATCAATGCCCCGACGGGCACCTCCCCGCGGCGTTCGTACGGCACCGCGATGGCCCGCCGCAGCTGGACGATGCCGACCACCTCGTCCGGTGAGGCGTCGATGACCGGGAACCTGGAGTGCCCGGTCGACCGGGCCAGGGCGAGCAGGTCGGTCGCGCGGGTGTCCCGGTCCACCGCGTGCATCCGCATCCGGTCCGTCATCACGTCGACGGCGGTGAGCCGGCCGAGGCCGATCGACCGGGTCAGCAGGGTGGCGGTGGACATCTCGAGCGTGCCCGCCTTCGCGGAATGCCGCACCAACGCGGCCAGTTCCGTTGCGGACCGGCCGCCGCTGAGTTCCTCGCGGGGCTCGACCCCGAACATCCGCAGCACCCGGTTCGCCGAGCCGTTCAGCACCGTGATCATCGGCCGCAGCGCGGTCGTGAAGGCGTGCTGGAACGGGATGACCGTCTTGGCCACCTTCATCGGGTCCGAGATCGCCCAGTTCTTCGGGACCAGCTCCCCGAAGATCATCGAGAACGTGTTCACGACCACGAGGCTGACGACGACCGCCACGGCTGTCGCGATCGCCGTCGTCAGGCCGGTGCGCCCCAGCGGCACCGCGACCAGATTCGCGACGGCTGCCTGCATCGTGTAGCCGAGCAGCACCGTGGTCACGGTGATCCCGACCTGCGCACCGGAGAGTTCGGTGGACAGGTGTCGTAGCGCCCGCGCGAGCAGTCCGGCGCGCTTGTCCCCGGCGGCGCTGCGCCGGTCGACTCCTGCCGGGTCGAGCGCCACCAGCGCGAACTCCGCGGAGACGAACAGTGCGGTCCCTGCGGTCAGTACCACCCCGAGCAGCACCAGCAACCAGTCGACGATCATCGGATGAGACCGAGGGCCCTTCGACGGGTGGCGGCGGGATGGCCAGACATAGTGGGGCCAGAGTAGCGCTCACCTCCCGGACCCCGAGGCTCGCGTGTGCCACAGTTTCCCCATGTCGACCGCGCAGCCGAACACCTCAGTGCTCATCGTCGAGGACGAACCGGAGATCGCCGCCCAGATCGCCCGCCGGCTCCAGGCGGAGGGCTGGACGCCACACATCGCCGGTGACGGCCCCTCCGGGGTGGAGGCGGCCGCCACGGTGCGTCCGGACCTGATCGTGCTCGACGTGATGCTGCCCGGGATCGACGGCCTCGAGGTGTGCCGCCGGATCCAGGCCGAGCAGGCCACCAACGGACGCCCGCCCACCCCGATCCTGATGCTGACCGCCCGTGACGACGAGACCGACATGCTCGTCGGGCTGGGCGTCGGCGCGGACGACTACATGACGAAGCCGTTCTCGATGCGCGAGCTGTTGGCCCGCCTGAAGGTGCTGCTGCGCCGGGTGGAGCGGTCCCGGCAGGCGCCGGCGACGGCGTCCGGTGAGCCGCCGATGGTGCTCGGCGACCTGATCATCGACCGGGCCGCACGCCGGGTGAACCGGTCCGGCGAGGAGGCGCACCTGACCCCCACGGAGTTCGACCTGCTGGTCTGCCTGGCGCAGAGCCCGCGGACGGTGCTCTCCCGCGAGCGCCTGCTCGCGGAGGTCTGGGACTGGGCCGACGCGTCCGGCACCCGCACCGTCGACTCGCACGTGAAGGCCCTCCGGCGCAAGCTCGGCTCGGACCTGATCCGTACCGTCCACGGGGTCGGGTACGCCCTCGAGCCCTCGGCCGGCTGACCACGCAACCGATCCCCGCGCCACCGCGATGAAGCCGCATCCATGAGCACCCCGCACGTCCGGCACGCCCGTTCCACCGAAGTGAGCTGGTGGCGACGGACCCTGTCCCTGGTGGGTGACCTGCGCCCGCTGGACCCGATGCGCTCGATCAAGATGAAGCTGATCGTGATCATCGCGGCGACGGTCGCCATGTACACGCTCGTCACCTGGGCCGGGATCCGGTTCGGGTTCGGGGTGCTGAACACGTTCCCGTTCGCGCTCGGGGCCTCGCTGATCCTCACCCAGATCCTCGCCCGTGGGATGACCCGGCCGCTGCGGGAGATGACCGCCGCGGCCCGTTCGATGGCGCGCGGCGACTACACCACCCGGGTCCACACGAACAGCCAGGACGAGGTCGGCGAGCTCGCGGCCGCGTTCAACTCGATGGCCCAGGACCTGGACACCCTCGATGCCCAGCGCCGGGAGATGGTGGCCAACGTCTCGCACGAGTTGCGCACCCCGGTGGCCGCGCTGCGCGCGCAGCTGGAGAACATGGCCGACGGCGTGGTGGAACCGGACCCGGACGCTCTCGAGGGGGCGCTCACGCAGATCGAGCGGCTCTCCCGGCTGATCACCTACCTGCTGGACCTGTCCCGGCTGGAGGCCGGTGCGGCCAGCCTGGCGCTCACCGAGTTCGAGGTGCAGGAGTTCCTCGACGACGTCGCCACCCAGGCGCGGCACGCGGCCGCCGGTTTCGGGCGGGACCTGCGCTGGGAGGTGTCGACGCTGCCCCCGGACCTGCACCTGACGGCCGACGAGGAGCGCCTGCGACAGGTCATCTCCAACCTGCTCGGGAACGCGTCCCGGCACTCTCCCCGCGGTGGCACCGTCTCCCTGCGCGGCCGGTACTCGGCCACGACCGACGAGGTCGTGATCGAGGTGCTCGACGAGGGTCAGGGGATCCCGGTCTCGGACCGGGAGAAGGTCTTCGAGCGGTTCGAGCGTGGCAACGCGCCGGCCCAGCGCGGCGGGCTGTCCACCGGCGGCACCGGGCTCGGGCTCGCCATCGCCCGCTGGGCGGTGAGCCTGCACGGCGGCATGATCGCGGTGGCGGATCCGCCGGGCGGCACCGGCGCCATGCTGCGGGTGACACTGCCGGCCCGTGGGCCGGCCGAGGGCCGCGCCCACCCCACCGCGCCGGGCACCTGAGCGCGGGTCGCCGAGCCACGGTGACGGTACCGACCCGCACGTCGGGGTCGGGGAACACAGGCCCCCGGCCAGGGAACGCCGCTCCACTGACTCGAGACGTCGATCCACCCACCCCCGACCCGCATCTCGCGTCAGCGGAACAAGCGCACCGGCCAGGGCCTGCCGCTCCACCGACGCGAAACGTCGATCCACCCACCCCAGACCCGCACCTCGCGTCAGCGGAACACGCGCCCCGCTCCACTGACTCGAAACGTCGATCCGCCCACGCCCGACCCGCACCTCGCGTCAGCGGAACGGGGCCTGCGTGGTCGCGGACCTGCTGCTGGCTCACCAGGTGCCAGGCAGCCGCCCACAGGCAGTCCACAGCAACCGCGGCGGCGGAGGAGACGAAACGTTGACCAGCGTTTGAATGACCACAGTCGGCTCGGGTCCGCCGCATCACATTTTGGCGTGGCAGGCGTGCTCCGGTGAGGTTTCCGTGTTGTTCGTCACCTAGGCTTGAGGGAACGAACCCGCACCCCAGCTACCTTTCGGAAGAGGGCGATCCTCGAGTGTCCCAGCAGGCACCCCACGACCCTGTCTCGGTTCCCACGAACTTCGGCGGCAACGAATGGCTCATCGACGAGCTGTACGCCCAGTATCGGGAGGACAAGTCGCAAGTCGACCCCACCTGGTGGGAGTTCTTCGAGAACTATCGCCCTGCCGACCTCGCCGCCAACGGCACCGCAGGTAGCAACGGAGCCCCCACCGCCAAGCCGGCCCCGGCCCCGGCCGCCGACACGAAGGCGCCCGCACCGGCCCCGGCACCCGAGGCGAAGGCGACGAACCCGCCCGCCGCAGCGACGCCGTCGGCCCCCGCGCACAGCGCCGCGCAGGCGAGCGCCGCGACGCCGCCGGCCGAGGAGGTCCGCGCCGACATCCCACCGGCCGCGCCCGAGGTCACCGCGGAGGCACCGACCGCCCCCTACACGAAGTCCCTCACCGGCGGCGGTCCCCGCAGCGCCGGCGGCGACGACGAGGTCGAGAAGTTGCGTGGCGCGTCCGCCCGGACCGTCACGAACATGGTCACCAGCCTCGAGGTGCCGACCGCGACCAGCGTGCGGTCGATCCCGGCGAAGCTGCTCGTGGACAACCGGATCGTCCTGAACAACCACCTCCAGCGCAGCCGCGGTGGCAAGGTCTCCTTCACCCACCTGATCGGCTTCGCCGTGGTGGAGGCCCTCGGGGACATGCCCGAGATGAACGCCGGCTACCGCGACCTGGACGGCAAGCCCGGCATCGTGCGCCCGGCCCACGTCAACTTCGGGCTGGCCATCGACCTGGCCAAGCCGGACGGCACCCGGCAGCTGCTGGTGCCCTCCATCAAGGAAGCCGAGACGATGGACTTCGCCCACTTCTGGGCGGCCTACGAGGACATGGTCAAGAAGGCCCGCGGCGGCAAGCTCGAGGTCTCGGATTTTGCGGGCACCACGATCTCGCTGACGAACCCCGGCACCATCGGCACGGTCCACTCGGTGCCGCGCCTGATGGCCGGGCAGGGCACGATCATCGGCGTCGGCGCCATGAACTACCCGGCCGAGTTCCAGGGGGCCTCCACGGAGACCCTCGCGAAGCTCGGTGTGTCGAAGATCCTGACGCTGACGTCCACGTACGACCACAGGATCATCCAGGGCGCCCAGTCCGGTGACTTCCTCCGGATCGTGCACTCCAAGCTGATCGGCGAGGACGGCTTCTACGACCGGGTGTTCGCGTCCCTGCGGGTGCCGTACGAGCCGGTCCGCTGGACCCAGGACACCAACGCCGACGCCGAGGACGACTTCGGCAAGCCGGCCCGGATCGCGGAGCTGATCCACTCCTACCGCTCCCGCGGGCACTTCATGGCCGACACCGACCCGCTGGCCTACCGCCAGCGCCGGCATGCCGACCTGGACGTGCAGAACCACGGCCTGACCCTCTGGGACCTGGACCGCACCTTCCCGACCGGCGGGTTCGGCGGCAAGCCCAAGATGCTCCTGCGCGACATCCTCGGGCTGCTGCGCAACTCCTACTGCCGCACCATCGGCTCGGAGTACATGCACCTGCACGACTCCGCCCAGCGCAAGTGGCTGCAGCAGCGCCTCGAGTCCGGCTGGGCCAAGCCCGAGCCGATCGCCCAGCAGCAGATCCTGCGCAAGCTGAACGCCGCCGAGGCGTTCGAGACGTTCCTGCAGACCAAGTACGTCGGTCAGAAGCGGTTCAGCCTCGAGGGTGGCGAGTCGCTCATCCCGATGCTGGACAAGATCCTGGAGCGCTCGGCCGAGGAGGGCCTCGACGAGGTCGGCATCGGCATGCCGCACCGCGGCCGTCTGAACGTGCTGGCGAACATCGCGGGCAAGTCCTACGCGCAGATCTTCGCCGAGTTCGAGGGCAACCAGGACCCGCGCACCGTGCAGGGCAGCGGCGACGTGAAGTACCACCTCGGCACGGAGGGCAAGTACATCTCCGTGAGCGGGGAGTCCACGAAGGTCTACCTCGCCGCGAACCCGTCCCACCTCGAGGCCGTCGACGGCGTGCTCGAGGGGATCGTCCGCGCCAAGCAGGACCGGATCGACCTCGGTGGGGCCGGGTTCTCCGTGCTGCCGATCCTGATCCACGGGGACGCCGCGTTCGCCGGGCAGGGCGTGGTCACCGAGACCCTGAACATGTCCCAGCTGCGCGGCTACCGCACCGGCGGCACCGTGCACATCCTGATCAACAACCAGGTGGGCTTCACGACCGGCGCGTCCTCGTCCCGGTCCACGCTGTACGCCACGGACGTGGCGAAGGGCCTGCAGATCCCGGTGTTCCACGTGAACGGCGACGACCCGGAGGCCGTCGCCCACGTGGCCGAGTTGGCGTTCGACTACCGCCAGGAGTTCCACAAGGACGTCATCATCGACATGGTGTGCTACCGCCGCCGCGGTCACAACGAGGGCGACGACCCCTCGATGACGCAGCCGGTGATGTACTCCCTGATCGAGAAGAAGCGCAGCGTCCGCAAGCTGTACACCGAGGCGCTCGTCGGCCGTGGCGACATGACCGAGGACGAGGCCGAGGAAGCCCTCTCGCACTACAAGGGCGAACTCGAACGGGTCTTCACCGAGGCACGCACCGGCGCCAGCACCAGCACCGACGACGTCCAGGTCGCTGGCCTCGAGCGCCCGGAGTCCCAGCTCGAGGACGCCGGGGTCATGGTCGGCTGGGAGACCGCCGCACCCACGCAGATGCTGACGCGGATCGGCGAGGCGCACGTGCGCCCACCGGAGGGCTTCACCGTCCACCCCAAGCTCCTCCAGCTGCTCCAGAAGCGGCACCAGATGTCCACCGATGGCGACATCGACTGGGCCTTCGGGGAGATCCTCGCGTTCGGCTCCCTCCTGCTCGAGGGCACCCCGGTACGACTGACCGGGCAGGACTCGCGCCGCGGCACGTTCGTGCAGCGGCACGCGGTGCTGCACGACCGGGTCAACGGCGCCGAGTGGACCCCGCTGATGTACCTCGCCGCGGACCAGGGCAAGTTCTGGGTGTACGACTCCTCGCTCAGCGAGTATGCGGCCCTCGGCTTCGAGTACGGCTACTCGGTCGAGCGTCCGGACGCCCTGGTGCTCTGGGAGGCGCAGTTCGGCGACTTCGTCAACGGCGCCCAGACGATCATCGACGAGTTCATCTCCTCCGCCCAGCAGAAGTGGGACCAGAGCTCCTCCGTGGTGCTGCTGCTGCCGCACGGCTACGAGGGCCAGGGACCGGACCACTCCTCCGCCCGCAAGGAGCGGTTCCTGCAGCTCGCGGCCGAGGACAACATGATCGTCGCGGAGCCGTCCACCCCGGCGAACCACTTCCACCTGCTGCGGCGTCAGGCGTACCAGCGCCCGCGTCGCCCGCTGATCGTGTTCACCCCGAAGCAGCTGCTGCGGCTGCGGGCGGCCACGTCCTCGGTGGAGGACTTCACCACCGGGACGT
Coding sequences within:
- a CDS encoding peptidoglycan DD-metalloendopeptidase family protein → MSSQRDLPADDLATPEVTATSPTRRQIREQERAAEAAARAAEYVASLAQAEAVDPTDEPVGPEVTTDAVTEVQDAETAPDPDEADVVPDREDTDLDEDLETDEDPKAHEDPDPDEDSNAHDVVNATDDGATEDAATGDAKDDPAADETLDDKVAAAVADPSDTATTSTPTSTRSLFRPGGRRPAGGNRPAGRKSTTEQPRVHRWVPRLAVLAALGIATTVVPLTGAALPDRPSAEATTQSLAAASALDILAGGAYVPADGTQALAADPEARARALAAASRDNGSRDELTCGTAGLEANGVVAAETTVTPVDLVMPITAGSYSLTSRYGYRSHPIYGSYSEHTGLDMAAAAGTPIHSIADGEVIYAGGGKDGRSGMLVIVQHEIDGEPIWSWYVHMYPNGVFVDVGDVVTAGEVIGAVGSYGNSTGPHLHLEIHLDEALTTVDPEAWLAEHEAAPLTSDTPLCSEG
- a CDS encoding multifunctional oxoglutarate decarboxylase/oxoglutarate dehydrogenase thiamine pyrophosphate-binding subunit/dihydrolipoyllysine-residue succinyltransferase subunit → MSQQAPHDPVSVPTNFGGNEWLIDELYAQYREDKSQVDPTWWEFFENYRPADLAANGTAGSNGAPTAKPAPAPAADTKAPAPAPAPEAKATNPPAAATPSAPAHSAAQASAATPPAEEVRADIPPAAPEVTAEAPTAPYTKSLTGGGPRSAGGDDEVEKLRGASARTVTNMVTSLEVPTATSVRSIPAKLLVDNRIVLNNHLQRSRGGKVSFTHLIGFAVVEALGDMPEMNAGYRDLDGKPGIVRPAHVNFGLAIDLAKPDGTRQLLVPSIKEAETMDFAHFWAAYEDMVKKARGGKLEVSDFAGTTISLTNPGTIGTVHSVPRLMAGQGTIIGVGAMNYPAEFQGASTETLAKLGVSKILTLTSTYDHRIIQGAQSGDFLRIVHSKLIGEDGFYDRVFASLRVPYEPVRWTQDTNADAEDDFGKPARIAELIHSYRSRGHFMADTDPLAYRQRRHADLDVQNHGLTLWDLDRTFPTGGFGGKPKMLLRDILGLLRNSYCRTIGSEYMHLHDSAQRKWLQQRLESGWAKPEPIAQQQILRKLNAAEAFETFLQTKYVGQKRFSLEGGESLIPMLDKILERSAEEGLDEVGIGMPHRGRLNVLANIAGKSYAQIFAEFEGNQDPRTVQGSGDVKYHLGTEGKYISVSGESTKVYLAANPSHLEAVDGVLEGIVRAKQDRIDLGGAGFSVLPILIHGDAAFAGQGVVTETLNMSQLRGYRTGGTVHILINNQVGFTTGASSSRSTLYATDVAKGLQIPVFHVNGDDPEAVAHVAELAFDYRQEFHKDVIIDMVCYRRRGHNEGDDPSMTQPVMYSLIEKKRSVRKLYTEALVGRGDMTEDEAEEALSHYKGELERVFTEARTGASTSTDDVQVAGLERPESQLEDAGVMVGWETAAPTQMLTRIGEAHVRPPEGFTVHPKLLQLLQKRHQMSTDGDIDWAFGEILAFGSLLLEGTPVRLTGQDSRRGTFVQRHAVLHDRVNGAEWTPLMYLAADQGKFWVYDSSLSEYAALGFEYGYSVERPDALVLWEAQFGDFVNGAQTIIDEFISSAQQKWDQSSSVVLLLPHGYEGQGPDHSSARKERFLQLAAEDNMIVAEPSTPANHFHLLRRQAYQRPRRPLIVFTPKQLLRLRAATSSVEDFTTGTFQTVIGDSAVDPATVDRVLMCSGRVYYDLLAERTKREDTRTAIVRLEQLYPLDDEAIRAELSRYPNAEFVWVQDEPKNQGAWSYLVLNLVYALPEMSEAARLKGRLRVVSRPNMAAPSAGTGKKHQAEQATLLSEAFQR
- a CDS encoding hemolysin family protein; its protein translation is MIVDWLLVLLGVVLTAGTALFVSAEFALVALDPAGVDRRSAAGDKRAGLLARALRHLSTELSGAQVGITVTTVLLGYTMQAAVANLVAVPLGRTGLTTAIATAVAVVVSLVVVNTFSMIFGELVPKNWAISDPMKVAKTVIPFQHAFTTALRPMITVLNGSANRVLRMFGVEPREELSGGRSATELAALVRHSAKAGTLEMSTATLLTRSIGLGRLTAVDVMTDRMRMHAVDRDTRATDLLALARSTGHSRFPVIDASPDEVVGIVQLRRAIAVPYERRGEVPVGALMDEAPQVPETIRLGPLLVELRDGLQMAVVVDEYGGTSGVVTLEDVVEELVGEVADEHDRRRRVVRPGPARTWIVPGSLRPDELYQQTGLVVPDEAPYETLGGLVMTALGRLPAVGDEVEVPGVTLRVQTMDSRRVDTIQVRAAESAAESEDR
- a CDS encoding HAMP domain-containing sensor histidine kinase, which encodes MSTPHVRHARSTEVSWWRRTLSLVGDLRPLDPMRSIKMKLIVIIAATVAMYTLVTWAGIRFGFGVLNTFPFALGASLILTQILARGMTRPLREMTAAARSMARGDYTTRVHTNSQDEVGELAAAFNSMAQDLDTLDAQRREMVANVSHELRTPVAALRAQLENMADGVVEPDPDALEGALTQIERLSRLITYLLDLSRLEAGAASLALTEFEVQEFLDDVATQARHAAAGFGRDLRWEVSTLPPDLHLTADEERLRQVISNLLGNASRHSPRGGTVSLRGRYSATTDEVVIEVLDEGQGIPVSDREKVFERFERGNAPAQRGGLSTGGTGLGLAIARWAVSLHGGMIAVADPPGGTGAMLRVTLPARGPAEGRAHPTAPGT
- a CDS encoding response regulator transcription factor, whose product is MSTAQPNTSVLIVEDEPEIAAQIARRLQAEGWTPHIAGDGPSGVEAAATVRPDLIVLDVMLPGIDGLEVCRRIQAEQATNGRPPTPILMLTARDDETDMLVGLGVGADDYMTKPFSMRELLARLKVLLRRVERSRQAPATASGEPPMVLGDLIIDRAARRVNRSGEEAHLTPTEFDLLVCLAQSPRTVLSRERLLAEVWDWADASGTRTVDSHVKALRRKLGSDLIRTVHGVGYALEPSAG
- a CDS encoding aldose 1-epimerase family protein, translating into MTSPSPTGQQFEIRAGDAVAIITEVGANLRLFRVGERDVVVPYGVDELPPASNGAVLVPWPNRIRDGRYTWDGQELQLPLTEPERGTALHGLVCWQRWTVLEHTADTVELRLDPAATPGYPFQVSTRIRYSIGADGLSITATTANIGSAAAPYGIGFHPWLSPGPGSLDDAELQLDATAWIPTDERLLPTGVAEIPEDLDFREPRRMGRTALDDAFVGALYDDRGLSWLRLRGTDGRLASVWMDESLRTWQMCTGDEVAAPQARRTGLAAEPMTCVADAFRSGERLIRLKPGADHTVRWGLRLD
- a CDS encoding hemolysin family protein — encoded protein: MSSSTALILALVLLGANAFFVGAEFAIMSARRSQIEPIAESGSRAARTALWAIENVSLMLACAQLGITICSTGIGAVAEPAIAHLVEGPLIAVGLPAEASHVVGFVVALAIVVYLHVVLGEMVPKNLAVSAPERAVLWFAPPLVWISRVLSPVIRFLNWLANAILRLGGVEPKDEVTSTFTAEEVAAIVERSQAEGLLDDELGLLTGAIEFSEATAGTVMVAVEKLVTLPLGCTPEEVEHAVAKTGYSRFPVTQGAAITGYLHIKDVLYADTDALRRAPVPDWRVRPMAMAATGDEIEDVLAAMQRTGAHLAAISAAPEAGIGAGEMLAPGVGTDGEAAPERIGVVFLEDILEELVGEVRDSMQRAQQR